One genomic segment of Gottschalkia acidurici 9a includes these proteins:
- the dxs gene encoding 1-deoxy-D-xylulose-5-phosphate synthase, which yields MNELKSILADYKSLEDLKKMDIEELNLFAKEIRQLIIETVSNNGGHLSSNLGVVELTLALHKIFNTERDKIIWDVGHQSYTHKILTGRKDDFHTLRKYKGISGFPKRKESIHDAFDTGHSSTSISAGLGYALSRDIKKEDYSVVSVIGDGAMTAGMAFEALNHAGDIKSDLIVVLNDNEMSISENVGGLSRYLEGLRTTPTYFKVKEDVEYILNSIPAIGKRVLKTAGRAKDSVKYFLVPGMFFEDIGFKYFGPIDGHNISEIMNVLKMAKKVGGPVLVHVVTKKGKGYKPAEKHPDIFHGASSFDIETGESLKKNSKETYSDVLGNTLVELAEKDENIVAITAAMPSGTGLDSFRENFKDRFFDVGIAEQHGVTFAAGLAANGMKPFFAVYSTFLQRGYDQIIHDVCIQKLPVTFIIDRAGLVGDDGETHHGVFDLSYLSHMPNLIIMAPKDKSEFIEMIKFSSKLELPSAIRFPRGACINFIEEKCLPIEVGKSEVINHGEKIALISLGKMVEVSYKAIMELKEIGKNITLINGRFVKPLDEKLILDVAKSHQVIITLEDNAKIGGFGSLINNLLIKNNFKGKVINISIPDEFVEHGSVEKLYEELGMDKESIKNIILENLVDL from the coding sequence ATGAATGAATTGAAAAGTATACTTGCTGATTATAAAAGCTTAGAAGATTTAAAAAAAATGGATATAGAAGAATTAAATTTATTTGCTAAAGAGATAAGACAACTTATAATAGAGACTGTCTCGAATAATGGAGGTCATCTTTCATCAAACTTAGGAGTAGTAGAGCTTACTTTAGCTTTGCATAAGATTTTTAATACAGAAAGAGATAAAATAATATGGGATGTAGGACATCAATCTTATACTCATAAAATATTAACTGGTAGAAAAGATGATTTTCACACCTTAAGAAAATATAAAGGAATAAGTGGCTTTCCAAAGAGAAAAGAGAGCATTCATGATGCTTTTGATACTGGACATAGTTCAACATCTATATCCGCAGGATTAGGCTATGCGTTATCTAGAGATATAAAAAAAGAAGATTATAGCGTAGTATCAGTTATAGGAGATGGGGCTATGACTGCAGGCATGGCTTTTGAAGCATTGAATCATGCGGGTGATATAAAATCAGATTTAATTGTGGTATTAAATGATAATGAAATGTCAATATCTGAGAATGTGGGCGGGTTGTCAAGATATTTAGAAGGATTAAGAACTACTCCAACATATTTTAAGGTAAAAGAGGACGTAGAATATATTCTTAATAGCATACCTGCTATAGGAAAAAGAGTACTGAAAACCGCTGGAAGAGCTAAAGATAGTGTTAAATACTTCTTAGTCCCAGGAATGTTTTTTGAAGATATAGGGTTTAAGTATTTTGGTCCAATAGATGGTCATAATATAAGTGAGATTATGAATGTTTTAAAAATGGCTAAAAAAGTGGGGGGACCTGTTTTAGTTCATGTAGTTACTAAAAAGGGTAAAGGCTATAAACCTGCTGAAAAACATCCAGATATATTTCATGGAGCATCATCATTTGATATAGAAACAGGAGAATCGCTTAAAAAGAATTCTAAAGAAACTTATTCAGATGTTTTGGGAAATACTTTAGTAGAGTTAGCAGAAAAAGATGAAAATATAGTAGCAATAACAGCAGCAATGCCATCTGGAACAGGACTAGATAGTTTTAGAGAAAATTTTAAAGATCGTTTCTTTGATGTAGGTATAGCTGAACAACATGGAGTGACATTTGCTGCAGGACTTGCAGCTAATGGAATGAAGCCGTTTTTTGCAGTATATTCTACCTTTTTACAGAGAGGATATGATCAAATTATACATGATGTTTGTATTCAAAAACTACCAGTTACATTTATAATCGATAGAGCTGGTCTGGTAGGAGATGATGGCGAGACGCATCATGGAGTATTTGACTTATCTTACTTGTCTCATATGCCTAACTTAATCATAATGGCGCCAAAGGATAAAAGTGAATTCATAGAAATGATAAAATTTTCATCAAAACTTGAATTACCTTCTGCGATAAGATTTCCTAGAGGAGCATGTATAAACTTTATAGAAGAAAAATGCCTACCTATAGAAGTAGGAAAGAGTGAAGTTATAAATCATGGTGAAAAAATAGCATTAATATCGCTAGGCAAGATGGTTGAGGTTAGCTATAAGGCCATAATGGAATTAAAGGAAATTGGAAAAAACATAACTTTAATAAATGGAAGGTTTGTAAAGCCGCTAGATGAAAAATTAATTTTGGATGTTGCTAAGAGTCATCAAGTAATAATAACTTTAGAGGATAATGCTAAAATTGGTGGTTTCGGAAGCCTAATAAATAATTTACTAATAAAAAACAACTTTAAAGGAAAAGTTATAAATATATCTATACCTGATGAATTTGTAGAACATGGTAGTGTTGAGAAATTGTATGAGGAGCTTGGCATGGATAAAGAAAGTATAAAGAATATAATTCTTGAGAATTTAGTGGATTTATAA
- a CDS encoding TlyA family RNA methyltransferase, whose protein sequence is MKKERIDVLLVEKGLAESREKAKRFIMAGIVFVDNEKIDKSGTKVSVESDILVKGNPLPYVSRGGLKLEKALKEFPISVEDKVALDIGASTGGFTDCMLKNGAKKVYAIDVGYGQLAWEIRSNEKVIPMDRTNIRYVKKEDIGELSDFVSIDVSFISLKLILPVVKELTKEDVEVIALIKPQFEAGREKVGKKGVVKDKKVHQEVIEQINSFCESIGLYINDLTYSPIKGAEGNREYLAYITKREPNRDIVELINTVVNESHDEL, encoded by the coding sequence ATGAAAAAAGAAAGAATAGATGTACTTTTAGTTGAAAAAGGACTAGCTGAAAGTAGAGAGAAAGCCAAAAGATTTATAATGGCAGGAATAGTTTTTGTTGATAATGAAAAAATAGATAAAAGTGGAACTAAAGTATCAGTGGAAAGTGATATTTTAGTTAAAGGTAATCCATTACCATACGTAAGTAGGGGAGGACTCAAACTAGAAAAAGCATTGAAAGAGTTTCCAATTTCAGTAGAAGATAAAGTGGCTCTTGACATAGGCGCTTCAACAGGAGGATTTACTGACTGTATGCTTAAAAATGGAGCAAAAAAAGTTTATGCAATAGATGTTGGATATGGACAGTTGGCTTGGGAAATTAGAAGTAACGAAAAAGTTATTCCTATGGATAGAACTAATATAAGATATGTTAAGAAAGAAGATATAGGAGAACTAAGTGATTTTGTAAGTATAGATGTATCTTTTATTTCTTTAAAACTGATTCTTCCTGTAGTTAAAGAACTTACTAAAGAAGATGTGGAAGTCATAGCTCTTATAAAGCCACAATTCGAAGCTGGAAGAGAAAAGGTTGGAAAAAAAGGTGTAGTAAAAGATAAAAAGGTACATCAAGAAGTGATAGAACAGATAAATAGTTTCTGTGAAAGTATAGGACTATATATTAATGACTTAACTTATTCACCTATAAAAGGTGCTGAAGGAAATCGTGAATATTTGGCCTATATAACTAAAAGAGAACCAAATAGAGATATAGTTGAATTAATTAATACGGTAGTTAACGAGTCTCATGATGAATTATAA
- a CDS encoding arginine repressor, translating to MKKYARQSKILELIENNEIETQEDLADHLKRLKIDVTQATVSRDIRELRLVKVLSSTGKYKYAPIGQSTEGTTDRLIKIFKNSIISVNIAGHMLVVKTLPGAAQICASAVDSLGMEEIAGSIAGDDTIFVAISDIDKVKEIAQTLQKLLS from the coding sequence TTGAAAAAATATGCAAGACAATCAAAAATTTTAGAACTTATAGAAAATAATGAAATAGAAACTCAAGAAGATTTAGCAGATCATTTAAAAAGACTAAAAATAGATGTGACTCAAGCAACAGTTTCAAGAGATATTAGAGAATTAAGATTAGTAAAGGTACTTTCAAGCACAGGAAAATATAAGTATGCGCCAATTGGTCAAAGTACCGAAGGAACCACAGATAGACTTATAAAAATCTTTAAGAACTCTATAATATCTGTTAATATAGCAGGACATATGTTAGTCGTGAAAACATTACCAGGAGCTGCTCAAATATGTGCATCAGCTGTAGATTCTTTAGGAATGGAAGAGATAGCTGGTAGTATAGCAGGTGATGATACTATATTCGTTGCAATAAGTGACATAGACAAAGTGAAAGAAATAGCTCAGACACTACAAAAACTTCTAAGCTAA
- the recN gene encoding DNA repair protein RecN yields MLLELNIQNFAIIEKAKISFTEGLNIITGETGTGKSIIVDAINLVLGGRADRNYIKDGEEKTIVEALFYIEKKSLVTDILNKYGIEIETDDSVLITREIHLGGKSVSRVNGRTVTLSMLIEITSKLIDIQGQHENQSLLNTENHITFVDLLGDDQFKVLKDKVKVEYAKLIALKNNLRNLIKNEREREREIDLLKFQIEEIDEFELEKDEEDYLMKKYDIMSNTQEISTTINNINEQLNSSNYNKSSVIDQLRSISIMLNKVSQYDQELKRYGESIETICYTIEDISKEIRDYQNNIEFNFETFIELENRISGLNKLKRKYGNTIEDILKYREDIFEELQILLNLEEEIKRINENIENVENNLDKYCHNLTNERKKICMKLEKNISNELNQLNMENTIFKVNIRELEYFSESGKDNVEFFISTNIGQQLKPLSKVASGGEMSRIILSFKNILAELDNINSLIFDEIDTGISGRTAQTVGEKIAQISKSHQVICITHLPQIAVMADTHFLINKELIENKTLTKIKKLNEEEQIDEICRLIGGVSVTEITKKHAKEMIKLSKHIKNNCY; encoded by the coding sequence ATGCTTCTAGAACTTAATATACAAAATTTTGCTATAATAGAAAAAGCAAAAATATCTTTTACTGAAGGACTTAATATCATAACAGGAGAAACAGGAACAGGAAAATCTATAATAGTTGATGCTATAAATTTAGTATTAGGTGGAAGGGCAGATAGAAACTATATAAAAGATGGAGAAGAAAAAACTATAGTAGAAGCTTTATTTTATATAGAAAAGAAATCGTTAGTTACAGATATATTAAACAAGTATGGAATAGAAATTGAAACAGATGATAGTGTTTTAATTACTAGAGAGATACATTTAGGTGGGAAAAGTGTGTCAAGAGTAAATGGAAGAACAGTAACACTTAGTATGTTAATAGAAATAACAAGTAAGCTTATAGACATACAAGGTCAGCATGAAAATCAATCCTTATTAAACACAGAAAATCACATTACATTTGTAGATTTATTAGGAGATGACCAATTTAAAGTTTTAAAGGATAAAGTTAAAGTTGAATATGCTAAATTAATAGCACTAAAAAATAATTTGAGAAATTTAATAAAAAATGAGCGAGAAAGAGAGCGAGAAATAGATTTATTGAAATTTCAAATAGAAGAGATAGATGAATTTGAGTTAGAAAAAGATGAAGAAGATTACTTAATGAAAAAATATGATATTATGTCAAACACTCAGGAAATTTCAACAACAATAAATAATATAAATGAGCAACTTAATTCTAGTAATTATAATAAAAGCTCAGTAATAGATCAATTAAGAAGTATATCTATAATGTTAAATAAAGTTTCACAATATGACCAAGAGCTAAAAAGGTATGGAGAGTCTATTGAGACTATATGCTACACAATAGAAGATATATCCAAAGAAATAAGAGATTATCAAAATAATATAGAATTTAATTTTGAAACGTTTATAGAGCTAGAAAATAGAATTAGCGGATTAAATAAGTTAAAAAGGAAATATGGAAATACTATAGAAGATATTTTAAAATATAGAGAAGATATATTTGAAGAACTACAGATATTATTAAACTTAGAAGAAGAAATAAAAAGAATAAATGAAAATATAGAAAATGTAGAAAATAACCTTGATAAATATTGTCATAATTTAACTAATGAAAGAAAGAAAATATGTATGAAGTTAGAAAAAAATATTTCAAATGAATTAAATCAGTTAAACATGGAGAATACTATATTTAAGGTAAATATAAGAGAACTAGAGTATTTCTCTGAAAGTGGAAAAGACAATGTGGAGTTTTTTATATCTACAAACATTGGACAACAGTTGAAACCACTTTCTAAGGTAGCTTCAGGAGGAGAGATGTCTAGAATCATATTAAGCTTTAAAAATATATTAGCAGAATTAGATAATATAAATTCTTTGATTTTTGATGAGATAGATACTGGTATAAGTGGAAGGACAGCACAAACTGTTGGGGAGAAAATTGCTCAAATTTCTAAATCACATCAAGTTATATGTATAACTCATCTACCACAAATAGCTGTAATGGCAGATACTCATTTTTTGATAAATAAAGAGTTAATAGAGAACAAAACTTTAACTAAAATTAAAAAGCTAAATGAAGAAGAACAAATAGACGAAATCTGTAGACTAATAGGTGGCGTAAGTGTAACAGAGATAACTAAAAAGCATGCAAAAGAAATGATCAAATTATCAAAACATATAAAAAATAATTGTTATTAG
- the spoIVB gene encoding SpoIVB peptidase, whose amino-acid sequence MKKKFCFKKIIFFSLMLMLSIAYTLELVNILDYPSQINVSKGSNKELDIVFPFTVEILENRDKVLELNESYKDKLKLSMKNNYNFKPVNNGMAKLGINFLGLVPVKQVNFNVIEDKYLIPGGEALGVKLNTKGVLVVGTSEIEGVNGKKYNPALDAGIKIGDSIIEIDNKKVKDANHVIEILNNIGDKKVQIVAERDNKRIETELTPVKSKQDNSYRLGIWVRDKTAGIGTLTFYDEESEKFGALGHSITDADTGTLMNAENGEIMKAQISSVEQGKKGTPGEIRGMFFESDNVLGKIESNTIFGIYGKMYKENKITKKKSFPVALQNEVKTGKAYILTTVEDDKVEEYEVEVVKTDKQYSPEPKSMVIKVTDKRLLEKTGGIVRGMSGSPIIQNGKIIGAVTHVFVNDPTKGYGLYIEWMMKESGMLDNKQEVSHKVENNYSPCKKGYNYFIKC is encoded by the coding sequence TTGAAAAAAAAGTTTTGTTTTAAAAAAATAATTTTCTTTAGTCTAATGTTAATGTTATCTATCGCATATACATTAGAACTAGTTAATATATTGGATTATCCCTCACAAATAAATGTAAGTAAGGGTTCTAATAAAGAGTTAGATATAGTTTTTCCATTTACAGTAGAAATATTAGAAAATAGAGATAAAGTTTTAGAACTTAATGAATCTTATAAAGATAAATTAAAATTAAGCATGAAAAACAACTATAACTTTAAACCAGTAAATAATGGTATGGCGAAACTAGGAATAAATTTTTTAGGACTTGTGCCAGTTAAACAAGTTAATTTTAATGTAATAGAAGATAAATATCTAATACCAGGAGGAGAAGCACTGGGAGTTAAATTGAATACAAAGGGAGTATTAGTTGTTGGTACATCGGAGATAGAAGGAGTTAACGGAAAGAAATATAATCCAGCGTTAGATGCTGGAATAAAAATTGGAGACTCTATAATTGAAATAGACAATAAAAAAGTTAAAGATGCTAATCATGTTATAGAGATTTTAAATAATATAGGTGATAAAAAAGTACAAATAGTCGCTGAAAGAGATAATAAAAGAATTGAAACAGAATTAACTCCCGTAAAAAGCAAGCAAGATAATAGCTATAGATTGGGTATATGGGTAAGAGACAAGACTGCAGGTATTGGAACATTAACTTTTTATGATGAAGAATCTGAAAAATTTGGAGCTCTAGGTCACTCAATAACAGATGCTGATACTGGAACCTTGATGAATGCAGAAAATGGTGAAATAATGAAAGCACAGATATCCTCGGTTGAACAAGGTAAAAAAGGTACTCCTGGCGAAATAAGAGGAATGTTTTTCGAGTCAGACAATGTATTAGGTAAAATAGAGTCTAACACTATATTCGGAATATATGGTAAGATGTATAAAGAAAACAAAATAACCAAGAAAAAATCTTTTCCAGTTGCATTACAAAATGAAGTGAAAACTGGAAAAGCTTATATATTAACTACAGTTGAAGACGACAAAGTAGAGGAATATGAAGTAGAAGTAGTAAAAACAGATAAACAATACTCTCCAGAACCTAAAAGTATGGTAATTAAAGTTACAGATAAAAGACTTTTAGAAAAAACGGGAGGAATAGTTAGAGGAATGAGTGGAAGTCCTATAATACAAAATGGTAAAATAATAGGTGCAGTAACACATGTATTTGTAAATGATCCTACTAAAGGATATGGACTTTATATAGAATGGATGATGAAAGAGTCTGGAATGCTAGACAATAAACAGGAAGTGAGTCATAAAGTTGAAAATAATTATAGCCCTTGTAAAAAGGGCTATAATTATTTTATAAAATGTTAA
- the spo0A gene encoding sporulation transcription factor Spo0A: MNNQKIRLLIADDNKDFCNILNEYLSTQEDVEVIGVAKDGLEALELISIKNPDVLILDIIMPHLDGLGVLERLHSTELEKFPKIIILSAVGQDKITQRAINLGADYYVVKPFDFEIFMKRIRQVAGTAPAMIEKRKQVQPATQGLVVSQKNNSLEAKITNIIHEIGVPAHIKGYLYLREAITMVVDNMELLSAVTKELYPNIAKKFNTTPSRVERAIRHAIEVAWSRGKVDTINSLFGYTVHTDKGKPTNSEFVAMVADKLRLEQKIS, translated from the coding sequence GTGAACAACCAAAAAATAAGATTATTAATAGCAGATGATAATAAAGATTTTTGTAATATTCTAAATGAATATTTATCTACTCAAGAAGATGTAGAAGTAATAGGAGTGGCAAAAGATGGATTAGAAGCTTTAGAACTTATTTCTATAAAAAATCCAGATGTATTAATACTAGATATCATAATGCCACACTTAGATGGACTAGGAGTACTAGAAAGACTGCACTCTACGGAGTTAGAAAAGTTTCCTAAGATTATAATACTATCGGCAGTTGGACAAGATAAAATAACTCAAAGAGCTATAAATTTAGGTGCAGATTATTATGTAGTTAAACCTTTTGATTTTGAAATATTTATGAAAAGAATAAGACAAGTTGCAGGAACAGCACCAGCTATGATCGAGAAAAGAAAACAGGTTCAACCTGCTACTCAAGGACTTGTGGTAAGTCAAAAAAATAATTCTTTAGAGGCTAAAATAACTAATATAATTCATGAAATAGGAGTTCCAGCTCATATAAAAGGATATCTATACTTGAGAGAAGCTATTACTATGGTTGTAGATAATATGGAATTATTAAGCGCAGTTACGAAAGAACTTTATCCTAATATAGCTAAGAAGTTTAACACAACTCCAAGTAGAGTAGAAAGAGCTATTAGACATGCTATAGAAGTAGCTTGGAGCAGAGGTAAGGTAGATACTATAAATAGTTTATTTGGTTATACAGTTCATACAGATAAAGGGAAACCTACAAACAGTGAGTTTGTAGCAATGGTAGCTGATAAATTAAGATTAGAACAGAAGATATCATAA
- a CDS encoding tyrosine-type recombinase/integrase, with protein sequence MSKLTDFEFQIEDFMIYCVSKKLSTKTTKSYEQTLKLFAMYMKEEHSIDNAEDVKTAHIRHYIKYLQEIGKYTVQTRNENINFPQNRTDNGKQISPNTINNYIRNIKVFYNYLVEERVIRENPLDRVKFLKKRERIKESLSRTEINVILSNYNLTSFYGYRDYIITKLLLTTGARIGETLSLLTEDIDFKNKTVLFKDTKNKKEKIGYLSNMMMQDLRRWVSYKDRYMTTESLFPTNRCTKLKLHSYEKALKRDALRGGIENVLPHRLRATFAIRFLKSGGIMCIKSFI encoded by the coding sequence TTGTCTAAATTAACAGATTTTGAATTTCAAATTGAGGATTTTATGATTTACTGTGTGTCAAAAAAACTATCTACAAAAACAACTAAGTCATATGAGCAGACTTTAAAACTATTTGCTATGTATATGAAAGAAGAGCATAGTATTGATAACGCTGAGGATGTTAAAACAGCTCATATAAGACATTATATTAAATATCTTCAGGAGATAGGAAAGTATACAGTTCAAACAAGAAATGAAAATATTAATTTTCCTCAAAATAGGACAGACAATGGAAAACAAATAAGTCCAAATACTATTAATAACTATATACGAAATATAAAGGTCTTTTATAATTATCTAGTAGAAGAAAGAGTTATAAGAGAAAATCCACTTGATAGAGTTAAATTTTTGAAGAAGAGAGAAAGAATAAAGGAATCTTTGTCTAGAACAGAGATAAATGTAATTTTGTCTAATTATAATTTAACAAGCTTTTATGGCTATAGAGACTACATTATAACTAAGCTATTACTTACTACAGGTGCTAGAATAGGTGAAACTTTATCTTTATTAACAGAAGATATTGATTTTAAAAATAAAACAGTTCTTTTTAAGGATACAAAAAATAAAAAAGAGAAAATAGGCTATTTAAGCAATATGATGATGCAAGATCTTAGAAGATGGGTTTCTTATAAAGATAGATATATGACTACGGAATCGCTATTCCCTACCAATCGTTGTACAAAGCTAAAATTGCATTCATATGAAAAGGCTTTAAAACGTGATGCATTACGTGGAGGCATAGAGAATGTGCTTCCTCATCGTCTAAGAGCTACTTTTGCCATAAGATTTCTTAAAAGCGGTGGAATTATGTGCATTAAGTCGTTTATTTGA
- the steA gene encoding putative cytokinetic ring protein SteA, with the protein MNVKGTLRKDKKTKNLAKRLNLGEIAIIDHKDIDEIAALSLVETKIKCILNLDKSISGRYPNKGPEILHEAGILIFECEDKEIFNVVDEGEILEIQDNNIVYKEKIIGTCEEINEEKINHLLKIGYDNIENELDNFIDNTLEYAKKEKELVTGDINIPEIKTTFKNRHALVVVRGKDYKKDLLAVRNYISEVNPILIGVDGGGDALLEFGYIPDMVIGDMDSVSDKCLQSSGEIIVHAYPNGKAPGLKRVEELGLDSVVFPSPGTSEDIALLLAYSNEVDLIVAVGTHNSMIDFLEKGRNGMASTFLVRLKVGAKLIDAKGVNELYKSSLKPKYMIGLGLAALLPIIVIALLFPPMQELIQLIQIKLRILLGF; encoded by the coding sequence ATGAATGTAAAAGGAACTTTAAGAAAAGATAAAAAAACAAAGAACCTTGCTAAAAGATTAAATTTAGGTGAAATTGCAATTATAGATCATAAAGATATAGACGAAATAGCGGCTCTTTCACTTGTTGAAACTAAAATAAAGTGTATATTGAATTTAGATAAGAGTATAAGTGGAAGATATCCTAATAAAGGACCTGAAATACTTCATGAAGCAGGTATTTTGATATTTGAATGTGAAGATAAGGAAATATTTAATGTGGTTGATGAAGGAGAAATACTAGAAATACAAGACAATAATATTGTATATAAAGAAAAAATTATAGGTACATGTGAAGAGATAAATGAAGAGAAAATAAATCATTTATTAAAAATAGGATATGATAATATAGAAAATGAGTTAGACAATTTTATAGATAATACTCTTGAATATGCTAAAAAAGAAAAAGAGTTGGTTACAGGTGACATTAATATACCGGAAATTAAAACAACGTTTAAAAATAGACATGCATTAGTTGTCGTTAGAGGAAAAGACTATAAAAAAGATCTATTAGCTGTAAGAAATTATATAAGTGAAGTAAATCCTATATTAATAGGAGTTGATGGTGGCGGAGATGCACTATTAGAATTTGGATACATTCCAGATATGGTAATTGGTGATATGGATAGTGTTAGTGATAAATGCTTGCAAAGTTCTGGAGAGATAATTGTTCATGCTTATCCAAATGGTAAAGCACCTGGACTAAAAAGAGTGGAAGAATTAGGATTAGATAGTGTGGTATTTCCTTCACCAGGAACTAGTGAAGATATTGCTTTACTTTTAGCATATTCAAATGAAGTAGATTTAATTGTAGCTGTAGGAACTCATAATAGTATGATAGATTTCTTGGAAAAGGGTAGGAATGGAATGGCAAGTACATTTTTGGTAAGGCTTAAAGTAGGGGCAAAGCTTATAGATGCCAAAGGTGTTAATGAACTATATAAAAGTAGTTTAAAGCCTAAGTATATGATAGGTCTAGGATTAGCTGCACTATTACCTATTATAGTTATAGCTTTACTGTTTCCCCCAATGCAAGAACTAATTCAGTTAATACAGATTAAATTAAGAATATTATTAGGTTTTTAG
- a CDS encoding copper transporter: MVANVKYYVVTIVSIFLAIGIGIFIGFMLDAQDILTSQKDDIVSQLESRFDYLKEENQKIKKESENTNKENKRLEEFNRIVYPEMVKDRLSGIKVAVIETNDDYVYSGINQTLELAGADIKSNTTINDLMMTDVEKLKEIYKNVTGKEEENIQKTVIREVTSSLIKGETTPLVQALKEQGIINISGIYNEPLQYIIIAGGSNDKGDERYKIIDENIIDVAKKSNIPVIGIEKENVKYSYIDKYKNSRISSVDNVNSIIGKITLVLAMDGHPGNYGVKPSAESLAPAITPLPSEQ, encoded by the coding sequence ATGGTAGCAAATGTAAAGTATTATGTTGTGACTATAGTATCTATATTTCTTGCAATAGGAATAGGGATATTTATAGGTTTTATGTTAGATGCTCAAGACATTTTAACTTCTCAAAAAGATGATATAGTTTCACAACTAGAAAGCAGATTTGATTACTTGAAAGAAGAAAATCAAAAAATCAAAAAAGAAAGTGAAAATACAAATAAAGAAAACAAAAGATTAGAAGAATTTAATAGAATAGTATATCCAGAAATGGTGAAAGATAGATTATCAGGTATAAAAGTAGCAGTTATAGAGACTAATGATGACTATGTTTATTCCGGAATAAATCAAACCTTAGAATTAGCTGGAGCTGACATAAAATCAAATACAACTATAAATGACTTAATGATGACAGATGTTGAAAAGTTAAAGGAGATTTATAAAAATGTAACAGGTAAAGAAGAAGAGAATATACAAAAAACCGTAATAAGAGAAGTAACATCATCACTTATAAAGGGTGAAACTACTCCATTAGTACAAGCATTAAAAGAACAAGGTATTATAAACATATCTGGAATATATAATGAGCCTTTACAATATATAATAATAGCAGGTGGTAGTAATGATAAGGGTGATGAACGTTATAAAATTATAGATGAAAATATAATAGATGTTGCTAAAAAAAGCAATATTCCAGTTATAGGTATTGAGAAAGAGAATGTAAAGTATTCGTATATTGACAAATATAAAAATAGTAGAATATCATCCGTAGATAATGTCAATTCTATAATTGGAAAAATAACTTTAGTTTTAGCTATGGATGGACACCCTGGAAATTATGGAGTAAAGCCTAGTGCTGAGAGTTTAGCACCGGCTATAACACCACTACCTTCAGAGCAATAA
- a CDS encoding glycosyltransferase family 2 protein, giving the protein MSNSKNGKVVVVIPAYNEEKTIKRTIDNVKSIDMIDEIVVVDDGSIDNTSKVVEDMNITLIRLNKNSGKGYAIRKAIETIKYDYLVLLDGDLGESSNEVEKLINPVINNEVDVTIAKFGKAKKKGGFGLVKKLAKYGVYFYTGKKIDTTLSGQRVYKKEVIEGISYIPDRFGIEVAMTVGAFRKGFTVKEVDVLMTHNETGRNISGFIHRGRQFLDIFKTLIQLSYKR; this is encoded by the coding sequence ATGAGTAATAGCAAAAATGGAAAGGTAGTAGTTGTAATACCTGCCTATAATGAAGAAAAAACTATAAAAAGAACTATAGATAACGTTAAGTCTATAGATATGATAGATGAGATAGTGGTTGTTGACGATGGATCAATAGATAATACTTCTAAAGTAGTAGAAGATATGAATATTACTTTAATAAGATTGAACAAAAATTCTGGAAAAGGATATGCTATAAGAAAAGCTATAGAAACAATTAAATATGATTATCTAGTTCTATTAGATGGAGATCTAGGGGAATCTAGTAATGAAGTTGAAAAATTGATAAATCCAGTTATAAATAATGAGGTGGATGTTACAATTGCTAAGTTTGGGAAAGCTAAGAAAAAAGGTGGATTTGGACTTGTGAAAAAACTTGCCAAATATGGAGTATATTTTTATACAGGCAAGAAGATAGATACAACATTATCTGGACAAAGGGTTTACAAAAAAGAAGTTATAGAGGGTATATCTTATATACCAGATAGATTTGGTATAGAAGTTGCTATGACTGTTGGAGCTTTTAGAAAAGGTTTTACAGTTAAAGAGGTTGATGTATTGATGACTCATAATGAAACTGGACGAAATATAAGTGGATTTATTCATAGAGGAAGACAATTTTTAGATATATTTAAAACTTTAATACAACTTTCATATAAAAGATAG